In Brassica rapa cultivar Chiifu-401-42 chromosome A06, CAAS_Brap_v3.01, whole genome shotgun sequence, a single window of DNA contains:
- the LOC103875203 gene encoding serine/threonine-protein kinase D6PKL3 isoform X2 translates to MDPSIDHASSSSKPRITQAKSKPSVTSRSIDSRATKKQEPPLTATETSPEVYEQHSVSSHITQKTKHKKKKQPEPRFYPSPTNTFYTAPLYTEAKQSFSDCASTLNVGGIDLEKMGVLTYRGSTGSDESSSSGLSNSAGYKPHRANNDKRWVAIQEVRSRVGSSLEAKDFKLVKRLGGGDIGTVYLAELIGTGETFAVKVMEKAAIAARKKLVRAQTEREILQSLDHPFLPTLYSHFETENHSCLVMEFCPGGDLHSLRQKQPGKYFPEHAARFYVAEVLLAMEYLHMLGIIYRDLKPENVLVREDGHIMLSDFDLSLRCSVSPTLVRFAATTTLESKPSSYCIQPSCIVQPDCIQPVCFTPRFLSKSKNKKKLNESARQVRPLPELMAEPTSARSMSFVGTHEYLAPEIIKGEGHGSAVDWWTFGIFLYELLFGKTPFRGDVNRATLFNVVGQPLRFPEHPSVSFAARDLIRGLLVKEPQHRLAYRRGATEIKQHPFFQSINWALIRCTNPPQVPQPVKIMDNAQSQGHGCSRSQGDGKPPTVVVDVKPSGNYLEIDFF, encoded by the exons ATGGATCCTTCAATCGATCAcgcttcttcatcttcaaaaCCAAGAATCACTCAAGCTAAATCCAAACCCTCCGTTACATCACGTTCCATCGACTCAAGAGCCACCAAGAAACAAGAACCGCCATTAACAGCAACAGAAACTTCCCCTGAAGTTTACGAACAACACTCTGTTTCATCTCACATCACACAGAAGACGAAgcataagaagaagaaacaacccGAGCCTAGATTCTACCCGAGCCCAACCAACACTTTCTACACAGCGCCGCTCTACACAGAAGCCAAGCAAAGCTTCAGCGACTGCGCGAGCACGCTCAACGTCGGAGGAATCGATCTCGAGAAGATGGGTGTGTTGACGTACAGAGGAAGCACGGGGAGCGACGAGAGCAGCTCGAGCGGGTTGAGCAACAGCGCCGGTTACAAGCCTCACAGAGCTAACAACGACAAGCGTTGGGTCGCGATCCAGGAGGTAAGGTCTCGGGTCGGGTCGTCTCTTGAGGCTAAAGACTTCAAGCTTGTGAAGCGGCTCGGAGGTGGTGACATCGGGACTGTTTACTTAGCGGAGTTGATAGGGACGGGAGAGACGTTCGCTGTGAAGGTTATGGAGAAGGCGGCTATTGCGGCGAGGAAGAAGCTCGTGAGGGCTCAGACGGAGAGGGAGATACTACAGTCGTTGGATCATCCGTTCTTGCCTACTCTGTATTCGCATTTCGAAACGGAGAATCATTCGTGTCTGGTTATGGAGTTTTGTCCCGGTGGTGATTTGCATTCTCTCCGGCAGAAACAGCCTGGAAAGTACTTCCCGGAACACGCTGCTAG ATTCTACGTTGCTGAGGTGCTTCTAGCGATGGAGTATCTACACATGCTAGGGATCATATACAGAGACCTTAAGCCAGAGAACGTGTTAGTACGTGAAGATGGACACATAATGCTATCAGACTTCGATCTCTCCCTGAGATGCTCAGTCTCTCCAACCCTAGTTCGATTCGCAGCGACCACCACACTCGAATCCAAACCCTCAAGCTACTGCATCCAGCCGAGCTGCATCGTCCAGCCAGACTGCATCCAGCCAGTGTGTTTCACTCCACGGTTCTTGTCCAAAagcaagaacaagaagaaactAAACGAGTCGGCGAGGCAAGTCAGACCACTCCCGGAGCTCATGGCTGAACCAACAAGCGCACGGTCCATGTCCTTCGTCGGAACACACGAGTACTTAGCGCCAGAGATCATCAAAGGAGAAGGGCACGGAAGCGCGGTTGACTGGTGGACGTTCGGGATATTCCTGTACGAGCTTCTGTTTGGTAAGACGCCGTTTAGAGGAGACGTGAACAGAGCGACGCTGTTCAACGTGGTTGGACAGCCGTTGAGGTTTCCGGAACATCCTAGTGTGAGCTTTGCGGCTAGGGACTTGATCAGAGGGTTGCTGGTGAAGGAGCCTCAGCATAGGTTGGCTTACAGGAGGGGAGCTACTGAGATTAAGCAGCATCCTTTTTTTCAGAGTATTAACTGGGCTTTGATCAGATGCACTAACCCACCTCAGGTTCCACAGCCGGTGAAGATCATGGATAATGCTCAGAGTCAAGGACATGGTTGTAGCCGTAGTCAAGGAGATGGTAAGCCGCCAACTGTTGTTGTGGATGTGAAGCCTTCTGGTAATTATTTGGAGATTGATTTCTTCTGA
- the LOC103875204 gene encoding uncharacterized protein LOC103875204, which yields MITKFRSLGFFKSPLYFCKTLNYSSMAEVENNVNAAPVSDDELYGFKRQEMYTGTLAGSVAPYGRHVFLCYKSHETWLPRVEAEGLPQRFAKSFKDRRADFAVKTNLTVCGGGESDGDVLIFPEMIRYKAIKETDVDAFVEDVLVNGKPWTSGVQEELSGSFVFVCAHGSRDKRCGVCGPALMEKFDQEIGSRGLSGKIFVMPCSHIGGHKYAGNLIVFSPDSAGNVSGHWYGYVTPDDVPAMLDQHIAKGEIIQNLSRGKMGLIPEGEEAVKEDKHKIPNGNGVQVENKGFTGGCCQGANGVSCCQEQTPEPVKKEGSVKKNWFRSIEKEELLLGAAAVGAVATIAVAYSIYRKSG from the exons ATGATAACGAAATTTCGATCCCTTGGCTTCTTCAAATCTCCTCTCTACTTCTGCAAAACCCTAAACTACTCTTCGATGGCGGAAGTAGAGAACAACGTTAACGCTGCACCGGTCTCAGACGACGAACTCTACGGATTTAAACGGCAGGAGATGTACACCGGCACACTCGCCGGCTCCGTTGCTCCGTACGGTCGCCACGTTTTCCTCTGCTACAAGAGTCACGAGACCTGGCTTCCTCGCGTCGAAGCCGAAGGTCTTCCGCAGCGTTTCGCTAAGTCTTTCAAGGATCGTAGAGCTGATTTCGCTGTTAAG ACGAACTTGACGGTGTGTGGTGGAGGTGAATCGGATGGAGATGTGTTGATTTTCCCTGAGATGATCAGATACAA GGCGATTAAGGAGACTGATGTGGATGCTTTTGTGGAAGATGTGCTTGTTAATGGGAAACCGTGGACCTCTGGGGTTCAGGAAGAGTTATCAGGTTcctttgtgtttgtgtgtgcTCATGGAAGCCGGGACAAGAGATGTGGTGTTTGTGGACCAGCTCTTATGGAGAAGTTTGACCAGGAGATTGGCTCGCGTGGACTCTCTGGGAAAATCTTCGTTATGCCGTGTTCTCATATCGGTGGGCACAAGTATGCTGGAAATTTGATTGTCTTCAGCCCTGATTCAGCTGGAAATGTTTCTGGTCACTG GTATGGCTATGTGACTCCTGATGACGTGCCTGCAATGCTTGATCAGCATATTGCAAAAGGAGAAATCATACAAAACCTTTCcag GGGGAAGATGGGACTGATACCCGAGGGTGAGGAAGCTGTAAAAGAGGATAAGCATAAAATTCCAAACGGAAACGGCGTACAAGTGGAGAATAAGGGATTCACAGGAGGTTGTTGCCAAGGTGCAAACGGGGTTTCATGTTGCCAGGAGCAAACTCCAGAACCAGTCAAGAAAGAAGGATCCGTGAAGAAGAACTGGTTCAGATCAATTGAGAAAGAAGAGCTTCTGTTGGGAGCTGCCGCAGTCGGGGCTGTAGCAACCATAGCCGTGGCTTACAGCATTTACAGGAAATCAGGTTAA
- the LOC103875203 gene encoding serine/threonine-protein kinase D6PKL3 isoform X1: MKFKQPPNLCCVSFYLNIKIVSLSHFFRFLSSVLKHRTPSMDPSIDHASSSSKPRITQAKSKPSVTSRSIDSRATKKQEPPLTATETSPEVYEQHSVSSHITQKTKHKKKKQPEPRFYPSPTNTFYTAPLYTEAKQSFSDCASTLNVGGIDLEKMGVLTYRGSTGSDESSSSGLSNSAGYKPHRANNDKRWVAIQEVRSRVGSSLEAKDFKLVKRLGGGDIGTVYLAELIGTGETFAVKVMEKAAIAARKKLVRAQTEREILQSLDHPFLPTLYSHFETENHSCLVMEFCPGGDLHSLRQKQPGKYFPEHAARFYVAEVLLAMEYLHMLGIIYRDLKPENVLVREDGHIMLSDFDLSLRCSVSPTLVRFAATTTLESKPSSYCIQPSCIVQPDCIQPVCFTPRFLSKSKNKKKLNESARQVRPLPELMAEPTSARSMSFVGTHEYLAPEIIKGEGHGSAVDWWTFGIFLYELLFGKTPFRGDVNRATLFNVVGQPLRFPEHPSVSFAARDLIRGLLVKEPQHRLAYRRGATEIKQHPFFQSINWALIRCTNPPQVPQPVKIMDNAQSQGHGCSRSQGDGKPPTVVVDVKPSGNYLEIDFF; the protein is encoded by the exons ATGAAGTTTAAGCAACCTCCTAATCTTTGCTGTGTTTCCTTTTATCTGAATATAAAAATCGTTTCTTTATCTCACTTTTTTCGCTTTCTTTCCTCTGTTTTGAAGCATCGAACACCTTCAATGGATCCTTCAATCGATCAcgcttcttcatcttcaaaaCCAAGAATCACTCAAGCTAAATCCAAACCCTCCGTTACATCACGTTCCATCGACTCAAGAGCCACCAAGAAACAAGAACCGCCATTAACAGCAACAGAAACTTCCCCTGAAGTTTACGAACAACACTCTGTTTCATCTCACATCACACAGAAGACGAAgcataagaagaagaaacaacccGAGCCTAGATTCTACCCGAGCCCAACCAACACTTTCTACACAGCGCCGCTCTACACAGAAGCCAAGCAAAGCTTCAGCGACTGCGCGAGCACGCTCAACGTCGGAGGAATCGATCTCGAGAAGATGGGTGTGTTGACGTACAGAGGAAGCACGGGGAGCGACGAGAGCAGCTCGAGCGGGTTGAGCAACAGCGCCGGTTACAAGCCTCACAGAGCTAACAACGACAAGCGTTGGGTCGCGATCCAGGAGGTAAGGTCTCGGGTCGGGTCGTCTCTTGAGGCTAAAGACTTCAAGCTTGTGAAGCGGCTCGGAGGTGGTGACATCGGGACTGTTTACTTAGCGGAGTTGATAGGGACGGGAGAGACGTTCGCTGTGAAGGTTATGGAGAAGGCGGCTATTGCGGCGAGGAAGAAGCTCGTGAGGGCTCAGACGGAGAGGGAGATACTACAGTCGTTGGATCATCCGTTCTTGCCTACTCTGTATTCGCATTTCGAAACGGAGAATCATTCGTGTCTGGTTATGGAGTTTTGTCCCGGTGGTGATTTGCATTCTCTCCGGCAGAAACAGCCTGGAAAGTACTTCCCGGAACACGCTGCTAG ATTCTACGTTGCTGAGGTGCTTCTAGCGATGGAGTATCTACACATGCTAGGGATCATATACAGAGACCTTAAGCCAGAGAACGTGTTAGTACGTGAAGATGGACACATAATGCTATCAGACTTCGATCTCTCCCTGAGATGCTCAGTCTCTCCAACCCTAGTTCGATTCGCAGCGACCACCACACTCGAATCCAAACCCTCAAGCTACTGCATCCAGCCGAGCTGCATCGTCCAGCCAGACTGCATCCAGCCAGTGTGTTTCACTCCACGGTTCTTGTCCAAAagcaagaacaagaagaaactAAACGAGTCGGCGAGGCAAGTCAGACCACTCCCGGAGCTCATGGCTGAACCAACAAGCGCACGGTCCATGTCCTTCGTCGGAACACACGAGTACTTAGCGCCAGAGATCATCAAAGGAGAAGGGCACGGAAGCGCGGTTGACTGGTGGACGTTCGGGATATTCCTGTACGAGCTTCTGTTTGGTAAGACGCCGTTTAGAGGAGACGTGAACAGAGCGACGCTGTTCAACGTGGTTGGACAGCCGTTGAGGTTTCCGGAACATCCTAGTGTGAGCTTTGCGGCTAGGGACTTGATCAGAGGGTTGCTGGTGAAGGAGCCTCAGCATAGGTTGGCTTACAGGAGGGGAGCTACTGAGATTAAGCAGCATCCTTTTTTTCAGAGTATTAACTGGGCTTTGATCAGATGCACTAACCCACCTCAGGTTCCACAGCCGGTGAAGATCATGGATAATGCTCAGAGTCAAGGACATGGTTGTAGCCGTAGTCAAGGAGATGGTAAGCCGCCAACTGTTGTTGTGGATGTGAAGCCTTCTGGTAATTATTTGGAGATTGATTTCTTCTGA